The Ictalurus furcatus strain D&B chromosome 5, Billie_1.0, whole genome shotgun sequence genome includes a region encoding these proteins:
- the anapc5 gene encoding anaphase-promoting complex subunit 5, with the protein IPPVSASRPSLSPQHYVSYLNSVRVQDVFTSTHSLLHYFDRLVLSGAEGKSNGDEGFGRSLRYAVLNLATLHCRFNHYQQADLALQEAIRIAQEANDHVCLQHCLSWLYTLEQMKGCDSQVLIEDSVKMATYFCLTYLACLGVQSLIQLGALQGCSAAELLDAQHETAILLWKHSLNELIEISLAQSASMWSKYGKSTMSVQQSQLLLNMNSLEPVNFGVQQNNTEPFTIALCHLAQLHADQGLYAAASDIIRHLKQQFPPHTQHAKIWMLCDLNIQFEKAMNDGKYHVAEPHVTAISALNSTEGLYRKAQLLKALNRTSEASKVLQRLQQLCEKNKNTEMIIRVMLATAELHWVSCGFSAALPLLLKALALTRQHNLQRLECKTILHLAYTQLMLGIPEQALSLVCGVLECVLAHGALMDKAKALLLMARCQVALTASASEEHRLTAVESAVHTLDEAGFYFSQLDCKQRLRDVYYLQSRLHHTLGNSAERNKYALMFRLGNQELLHAPATPTHHL; encoded by the exons atacccCCCGTCTCTGCCTCTCGCCCCTCTCTGTCTCCGCAGCACTATGTGAGTTACCTGAACAGTGTGCGTGTTCAGGACGTcttcacctccacacacagTCTGCTGCACTACTTTGATCGTCTCGTCCTGTCTGGTGCGGAGGGGAAGAGTAACGGAGACGAGGGATTCGGACGCAGCCTTCGCTACGCCGTCctcaacctggcaaccctgcactGCCGCTTCAACCACTA tcaGCAGGCTGATCTCGCTCTTCAGGAGGCCATCAGAATCGCTCAGGAAGCAAACGACCATGTCTGCCTACAGCACTGTCtg agttGGCTGTACACGTTGGAGCAGATGAAGGGATGTGACAGTCAGGTTCTGATTGAAGACTCTGTTAAAATGGCCACTTATTTCTGTTTAACA tatttagCGTGTCTGGGCGTGCAGTCTCTGATCCAGCTGGGGGCGCTGCAGGGTTGCTCAGCTGCTGAGTTGCTGGATGCTCAGCATGAGACGGCCATACTGCTGTGGAAACACAGTCTGAACGAGCTGATCGAGATTAGTCTGGCTCAGAGCGCCTCCATGTGGAGCAAGTACGGcaagag tacgaTGTCTGTGCAGCAGTCTCAGCTGCTGTTGAACATGAACAGTTTGGAGCCGGTGAATTTCGGCGTTCAGCAGAACAACACGGAGCCGTTCACCATCGCACTGTGTCACCTCGCGCAGCTCCACGCCGACCAG GGTCTATATGCCGCTGCGAGTGACATCATCAGACACCTGAAGCAGCAGTTTCCTCCTCACACGCAGCACGCTAAG atctgGATGCTGTGTGATCTGAACATTCAGTTTGAGAAAGCCATGAATGATGGGAAATATCACGTGGCCGAGCCTCATGTCACTGCCATCTCCGCCCTGAACAGCACCGAGGGGCTctacag gaAAGCTCAGCTGTTAAAGGCTTTAAATCGTACGTCAGAAGCTTCCAAAGTCCTGCAGCGTCTACAGCAGCTGTGTGAGAAGAACAAGAACACCGAGATGAtcatcag ggtgATGTTAGCCACAGCAGAGCTGCACTGGGTCTCGTGTGGATTTTCAGCCGCTCTCCCGCTCCTGCTGAAGGCTTTAGCGCTCACACGGCAACACAACCTTCAGAGACTCGAGTGTAAAACTATACTGCACCTCGCttacacacag ctgATGTTGGGGATCCCGGAGCAGGCTCTCTcgctggtgtgtggtgtgttggagtgtgtgttGGCCCACGGTGCGCTGATGGATAAAGCTAAAGCTCTACTGCTGATGGCTCGGTGTCAGGTGGCTCTGACTGCATCTGCCTCGGAGGAACACAGactcactg ctgtagaGTCAGCGGTACACACTCTGGATGAGGCTGGGTTTTATTTCTCTCAGCTGGACTGTAAGCAGCGTCTGCGTGATGTTTATTACCTGCAGTCTCGGCTCCACCACACGCTGGGAAACTCGGCCGAGCGCAACAAGTATGCACTAATGTTCCGCCTGGGGAACCAGGAGCTGCTGCACGCCCCGGCCACGCCCACCCACCACCTCTAA